Proteins encoded by one window of Flavobacterium sp. N502540:
- a CDS encoding DHCW motif cupin fold protein, with translation MPLIPYQNIDWSLIPKTEHNGETGTAYWQTLQLEGLRIRRITYSENYTADHWCQKGHIVHCLEGELISELQNGEKFKLSKGMTYVVSDNASSHRSITTDRVELLIIDGNFLK, from the coding sequence ATGCCTTTAATACCCTATCAAAATATAGACTGGAGCTTAATTCCTAAAACAGAACATAACGGAGAAACCGGAACAGCATATTGGCAGACATTACAATTAGAAGGGTTACGCATTCGGAGAATCACATATTCTGAAAATTATACTGCCGACCATTGGTGTCAAAAGGGACATATAGTACATTGTCTGGAAGGAGAATTAATTAGTGAACTACAGAACGGAGAAAAATTTAAACTTTCTAAAGGAATGACTTATGTTGTTTCAGATAATGCAAGCTCTCATCGTTCTATAACTACTGACAGAGTTGAACTATTAATAATCGATGGCAATTTTTTAAAATAA
- a CDS encoding carboxypeptidase-like regulatory domain-containing protein: protein MKYFAVFFFTLLSAVTFAQDTESTTPQRVSGYIINDNSKQPLSNVNIINTNKVRGAKSDAKGYFEIDVQLNDTIHFSILGFQSLRVRVTNDWIKNKVTRIQLTEKAIALEEVIIAPFNLTGYLEVDSKLIPTKENYRYSISGLTQGYEAGEYSPNAFGKVLGSIFNPADMLYNFFGKNTKELKKLKEMRKDDTVRNLLESKFDRETVSVLLGISKDEIPEILQRCNYSDSFIQTANDLQIMDAISGCYEQYKVLKRN from the coding sequence ATGAAATATTTCGCAGTTTTCTTTTTTACTTTACTTTCGGCGGTTACTTTTGCACAAGACACCGAGTCTACTACTCCGCAAAGAGTTTCTGGCTACATCATCAACGACAATAGTAAACAGCCTCTTTCTAACGTAAATATCATCAACACAAACAAAGTACGCGGTGCAAAATCTGATGCTAAGGGGTATTTTGAAATTGATGTTCAGCTTAATGACACCATTCACTTCTCGATTTTAGGTTTTCAATCTTTAAGAGTCAGAGTAACCAATGACTGGATTAAAAATAAAGTAACCCGAATTCAGCTTACCGAAAAAGCAATTGCACTGGAAGAAGTAATTATCGCCCCTTTTAATCTAACCGGCTACCTTGAAGTCGATTCAAAATTAATTCCAACCAAAGAAAATTACCGTTATAGTATCTCCGGTCTTACACAAGGTTACGAAGCTGGGGAATACTCTCCAAATGCTTTTGGAAAAGTATTGGGTTCTATTTTTAATCCCGCCGATATGCTCTACAATTTCTTTGGTAAAAACACAAAAGAACTCAAGAAACTGAAGGAAATGCGAAAAGACGACACCGTTCGTAATCTGTTAGAATCGAAATTTGATCGTGAAACTGTCTCTGTACTTTTAGGAATCAGCAAAGACGAAATCCCCGAAATTCTGCAGCGCTGTAATTACTCAGATTCCTTTATACAAACCGCAAATGATTTACAGATTATGGATGCCATCAGCGGATGTTATGAACAATATAAAGTATTAAAAAGGAATTAA
- a CDS encoding DEAD/DEAH box helicase yields the protein MNKFEQLGLNESLLKAILDLGFENPSEVQEKAIPLLLEKDTDMVALAQTGTGKTAAFGFPLIQKIDADNRNTQALVLSPTRELCLQITNELKNYAKYEKGINVVAVYGGASITEQAREIKRGAQIIVATPGRMQDMINRGLVNIKNIDYCVLDEADEMLNMGFYDDICSILSDTPDEKSTWLFSATMPQEVARIAKQFMSEPLEITVGTKNSGSATVSHEFYLVNARDRYEALKRLADANPDIFSVVFCRTKRDTQAVAEKLIEDGYSAAALHGDLSQAQRDGVMKSFRGRQIQMLVATDVAARGIDVDNVTHVVNYQLPDEIETYNHRSGRTGRAGKLGTSIVIVTKSELRKISSIERIIKQKFEEKSIPSGIEICEIQLLHLANKIKDTEVDHEIDNYLPAINNVLEGLSKEELIKKMVSVEFNRFIAYYKKNRDISTQSGERRERNDSEPREFNNNGAVRYFVNIGSRDNFDWMSLKDYLKETLDLGRDDVFKVDVKEGFSFFNTDPEHTDKVMEVLNNVQLEGRRINVEISKNDGGGRRDHNGRSGGGRSSGGPRREGNFAPRREGSGGGFRSDRNSAPREGGFRSDRNSSAPRREGGFRSSAPRSEGSSDRAPRRSESFGDSSRPRRPRRD from the coding sequence ATGAATAAATTTGAACAATTAGGATTGAATGAATCGTTACTGAAGGCGATTTTAGATCTAGGATTTGAAAATCCGTCAGAGGTACAGGAAAAGGCGATTCCCCTATTATTGGAAAAAGACACAGATATGGTTGCGTTGGCTCAGACAGGGACAGGGAAAACGGCAGCTTTCGGTTTTCCGCTAATTCAAAAAATTGATGCTGACAACAGAAATACACAGGCATTAGTTTTATCGCCAACACGAGAACTTTGTTTACAGATTACCAACGAACTTAAAAACTACGCAAAATACGAGAAAGGTATTAATGTTGTAGCAGTTTACGGCGGGGCTAGTATTACAGAGCAAGCAAGAGAAATAAAAAGAGGAGCACAAATTATTGTGGCTACTCCGGGAAGAATGCAAGACATGATTAACAGAGGATTGGTTAACATTAAAAACATAGATTACTGTGTGCTTGATGAGGCTGACGAAATGTTAAACATGGGATTTTATGACGATATCTGCTCTATTTTATCAGATACTCCAGACGAAAAAAGTACATGGTTGTTCTCTGCAACAATGCCACAAGAGGTTGCCAGAATTGCAAAACAATTCATGAGCGAACCATTAGAAATTACAGTTGGAACTAAAAATTCAGGTTCTGCAACGGTTTCTCACGAATTTTACTTAGTAAATGCACGTGACCGTTACGAAGCCTTAAAACGTTTAGCCGATGCAAACCCGGACATTTTCTCTGTGGTTTTCTGCCGTACTAAAAGAGATACTCAGGCTGTAGCCGAAAAATTAATTGAAGATGGATATAGCGCTGCTGCGTTGCATGGAGATTTATCTCAGGCACAACGTGACGGTGTAATGAAATCGTTCCGTGGAAGACAAATTCAGATGCTTGTTGCTACTGACGTTGCTGCACGTGGTATTGATGTTGATAACGTAACACACGTTGTAAACTACCAATTACCTGATGAAATCGAAACGTACAACCACCGTTCAGGTCGTACCGGTAGAGCTGGAAAATTAGGAACTTCTATTGTAATTGTTACAAAAAGTGAGTTGCGTAAAATTTCTTCTATCGAAAGAATCATCAAACAAAAATTCGAAGAAAAATCAATTCCATCCGGAATCGAAATCTGCGAAATTCAATTGTTGCACTTAGCAAACAAAATTAAAGATACCGAAGTTGATCACGAAATTGACAACTATTTACCGGCAATCAATAATGTTCTTGAAGGTTTATCTAAAGAAGAATTGATCAAGAAAATGGTATCGGTAGAATTTAACCGTTTCATCGCTTATTACAAAAAGAACAGAGATATTTCAACTCAATCAGGTGAAAGACGCGAAAGAAACGATTCTGAACCAAGAGAATTCAACAACAACGGAGCAGTTCGTTATTTTGTAAACATCGGTTCAAGAGACAACTTCGACTGGATGTCACTTAAAGATTACCTGAAAGAAACATTAGACTTAGGTCGTGATGACGTTTTCAAGGTAGATGTGAAAGAAGGCTTCTCTTTCTTCAACACAGATCCTGAGCATACTGATAAAGTAATGGAAGTATTAAACAACGTACAATTAGAAGGACGTCGTATTAATGTTGAAATTTCTAAAAATGATGGTGGCGGAAGACGTGACCATAACGGACGCAGTGGTGGCGGACGTAGCTCTGGCGGGCCAAGAAGAGAAGGAAACTTTGCTCCAAGACGTGAAGGTTCAGGTGGCGGATTCAGAAGCGACAGAAACTCTGCTCCTAGAGAAGGTGGTTTCAGAAGCGACAGAAATTCATCTGCTCCACGAAGAGAAGGTGGTTTCAGAAGCTCAGCTCCAAGAAGCGAAGGAAGTTCAGACAGAGCTCCAAGACGTTCTGAAAGCTTTGGCGATTCTTCAAGACCAAGAAGACCAAGAAGAGATTAA
- a CDS encoding non-canonical purine NTP diphosphatase has product MKIVFASNNKNKIQEIQSILPESIKIVSLEEIGCFEDIEETADTIEGNAILKANYVTEKYGYDCFADDSGLEVTALNGEPGVYSARYAGKQRNDDDNMNKLLDALKDQSDRSAQFKTVITLNLKGEQHLFTGIVKGSIALEKTGDQGFGYDPIFQPENYTKTFAELPREVKNSIGHRGKATQQLIDFLNSTK; this is encoded by the coding sequence ATGAAAATCGTATTCGCATCAAACAACAAAAATAAAATCCAGGAGATTCAAAGTATTCTTCCTGAAAGCATAAAAATAGTAAGTCTTGAAGAAATTGGCTGTTTTGAAGACATAGAAGAAACAGCAGACACTATTGAAGGAAATGCCATTTTGAAAGCCAATTATGTAACGGAAAAATACGGATACGATTGTTTTGCCGACGATTCAGGCTTAGAAGTAACTGCTTTAAATGGTGAACCAGGAGTATATTCAGCCCGATATGCCGGCAAGCAACGCAATGACGATGACAACATGAATAAACTTTTAGACGCCTTAAAAGACCAATCGGACCGCAGCGCCCAGTTCAAGACCGTTATTACTTTAAACTTAAAAGGAGAACAGCATTTATTTACCGGAATTGTAAAAGGAAGTATCGCTTTGGAAAAAACAGGAGATCAGGGTTTTGGATACGATCCAATTTTTCAGCCAGAAAATTACACCAAAACATTTGCTGAATTACCACGAGAAGTAAAAAATTCCATAGGCCATCGCGGAAAAGCAACTCAGCAACTAATTGATTTTCTGAATTCAACCAAATAA
- a CDS encoding DUF2809 domain-containing protein: MLKLKKPRIYYLFAFLCVICCGILSRKIAIIPLYFGDALYAVMMYILVRILFFNQKTSMTAIISLIICYGIEFLQLYQADWMITLRKTLFGRYVLGQGFLWSDLLAYTLGITTAFIIEKIILNYTTYENRIRIKQQK, encoded by the coding sequence ATGTTAAAATTGAAAAAACCAAGAATCTACTACCTATTTGCATTTCTTTGTGTAATTTGCTGTGGAATTCTCTCCAGAAAAATTGCAATTATTCCGCTCTATTTTGGAGATGCGCTGTATGCCGTCATGATGTATATACTAGTCAGAATCCTGTTTTTTAACCAAAAAACCTCCATGACTGCAATAATTTCATTGATAATTTGCTACGGAATAGAATTTCTTCAGCTTTATCAGGCAGATTGGATGATTACGCTTAGGAAAACCCTTTTTGGCAGATATGTTCTGGGACAAGGCTTTTTATGGAGCGATCTTCTTGCCTATACATTGGGAATTACAACTGCTTTTATCATCGAAAAAATTATACTAAATTATACTACCTATGAAAATCGTATTCGCATCAAACAACAAAAATAA
- a CDS encoding FMN-binding glutamate synthase family protein, whose translation MRKKFFIYGFLLFLIVLAIYLYTKRGFLLVIILPILLVVGIYNATQKKHAILRNFPVLGYFRYLFEMIAPEIQQYFIERSTDGKPFSRNQRSMVYQRAKNIDSNTPFGTQQNLNHDSYEGIKHSIFPAKVNEELPRVLVGGKDCKQPYLASLFNVSAMSFGSLSENAVRAINIGAKKGNFYQNTGEGGLTEFHLAGGGDITWQIGTGYFGCRDAEGNFSPEKFSEKANLPNVKMIEIKLSQGAKPGHGGVLPAAKNTEQIAKIRGVKAHTTILSPPGHHAFSDSKGLIRFVAQLRELSNGKPIGFKLCIGNTAEFEAICHEMITENIFPDFITVDGAEGGTGAAPLEFADGVGMPFEPALIFVNKTLVGLNIRDKIRIIGSGKIISGYSILHAIALGADMCNSARGFMFSLGCIQALRCHNNECPTGVATQNKMLMKGLVVTDKSDRVYHFHKNTLHSANELLAAAGKKSFSEVDINIFMRGDEFGNLSDNYFPDNLTNVTKH comes from the coding sequence ATGAGAAAAAAATTCTTCATCTATGGATTCTTATTGTTTCTAATTGTTTTAGCAATTTATCTTTACACAAAACGAGGTTTTTTACTGGTAATTATTCTACCTATATTATTAGTGGTAGGTATTTACAACGCGACTCAAAAAAAACATGCGATTTTAAGAAACTTTCCGGTTTTGGGCTATTTCAGATATTTATTTGAAATGATTGCTCCCGAAATCCAACAGTATTTTATTGAACGATCAACTGATGGAAAACCATTCTCCAGAAACCAGCGCTCTATGGTATATCAGAGAGCTAAAAACATCGATTCAAATACACCCTTCGGAACGCAGCAAAATCTGAATCATGATAGTTACGAAGGAATAAAACACTCTATTTTTCCTGCAAAAGTTAATGAGGAATTACCTCGTGTACTGGTGGGCGGAAAAGACTGCAAGCAACCATATCTGGCCTCACTATTTAATGTTTCGGCAATGAGTTTCGGTTCGCTAAGTGAAAATGCTGTTCGTGCCATAAATATTGGTGCAAAAAAAGGAAATTTCTATCAGAATACAGGAGAAGGCGGTTTAACCGAATTTCATCTTGCAGGCGGCGGCGATATCACCTGGCAAATTGGTACCGGATATTTTGGCTGCAGGGATGCTGAAGGCAACTTCAGTCCTGAAAAGTTCTCCGAAAAAGCCAATCTGCCTAATGTAAAAATGATCGAAATTAAGCTTTCACAAGGAGCAAAACCAGGGCATGGAGGTGTACTTCCGGCAGCAAAAAACACTGAACAAATTGCCAAAATCAGAGGTGTTAAGGCTCACACCACCATTCTTTCTCCTCCCGGACATCACGCATTTTCAGACAGTAAAGGTCTTATTCGGTTTGTAGCACAACTGCGTGAACTATCGAACGGGAAACCTATCGGTTTTAAATTATGTATTGGAAATACTGCAGAATTTGAAGCTATTTGCCACGAAATGATTACCGAAAATATTTTCCCTGACTTTATTACAGTTGATGGTGCTGAAGGAGGTACCGGAGCTGCTCCTTTAGAGTTTGCCGATGGCGTGGGAATGCCGTTTGAACCTGCACTAATATTTGTAAACAAAACACTAGTTGGCTTAAACATTCGCGATAAAATCCGCATTATTGGAAGCGGGAAAATCATTTCCGGCTATTCCATTCTCCATGCAATAGCTTTGGGTGCTGATATGTGCAATAGCGCGCGTGGTTTCATGTTTTCATTAGGCTGTATTCAGGCATTGCGTTGTCACAATAACGAATGTCCGACCGGAGTAGCCACTCAAAACAAAATGCTCATGAAAGGCCTGGTGGTAACCGACAAATCCGATCGTGTGTATCATTTTCATAAAAACACCTTACATTCTGCCAACGAACTTTTAGCGGCAGCGGGTAAAAAAAGTTTTAGCGAAGTCGATATTAATATTTTCATGCGGGGTGATGAATTTGGCAATTTATCTGACAACTATTTCCCGGACAACTTAACAAATGTAACAAAACATTAA
- a CDS encoding NYN domain-containing protein — MALSTSKDLKLAVLIDADNVPYSNVKGMMEEIAKFGTPTTKRIYADWTKPNSNGWKGVLLEHAITPIQQYSYTVGKNSSDSALIIDAMDLLYSGKLDGFCIVSSDSDFTRLAIRLRESGMKVIGIGEKKTPNSFIVACDRFIYIEVLDGAIQKKKPKVATTTDTKKPAEKPAEKALHKIDKQTIDLIEATIEDIEDDDGWAFLGDVGNLIVKKKPEFDPRNYGFSKLTPMLKSLTDILEIDERESDKKGIKHVYVRLRFN; from the coding sequence ATGGCTTTAAGCACTTCAAAAGATCTAAAACTCGCTGTTCTTATTGATGCTGACAATGTACCTTACAGCAATGTAAAAGGAATGATGGAAGAAATTGCAAAGTTTGGAACCCCTACCACTAAACGCATTTATGCCGACTGGACAAAACCAAACTCAAATGGCTGGAAGGGGGTTTTACTGGAACACGCCATTACCCCTATTCAGCAATACAGCTATACCGTTGGAAAAAATTCTTCTGATTCTGCCCTTATAATTGATGCAATGGACTTACTTTATTCCGGAAAACTGGACGGCTTTTGCATTGTTTCCAGTGACAGTGATTTTACACGTCTTGCGATAAGATTAAGGGAGTCCGGCATGAAAGTAATTGGGATTGGCGAAAAGAAAACCCCTAATTCTTTTATTGTGGCCTGCGACAGATTTATATATATTGAAGTTCTGGACGGAGCCATTCAAAAGAAGAAACCCAAAGTCGCAACTACAACCGACACTAAAAAACCGGCCGAAAAACCGGCTGAAAAAGCACTACATAAAATTGACAAACAAACCATTGACCTTATCGAAGCTACCATTGAAGATATTGAAGACGACGATGGCTGGGCATTTTTAGGAGATGTTGGAAATCTTATTGTAAAGAAAAAACCAGAGTTTGACCCTCGAAACTATGGCTTTTCGAAACTTACCCCTATGCTAAAATCACTGACCGATATTCTTGAAATCGACGAAAGAGAATCGGATAAAAAAGGAATTAAGCACGTTTATGTACGCCTGAGATTCAATTGA
- a CDS encoding aminotransferase class I/II-fold pyridoxal phosphate-dependent enzyme: MVKDLFERIQDNKGPLGKWASQAEGYYVFPKLEGELGPRMTFHGKNILNWSLNDYLGLANHPEVRKADTDAAAQYGAAYPMGARMMSGHTTYHEQLENELASFVMKESAYLLNFGYQGMVSIIDALVTKNDIIVYDVDSHACIIDGVRLHMGKRFTYKHNDLESMEKNLQRATKMAQETGGGILFITEGVFGMRGQQGKLKEIVAMKEKYNFRLLVDDAHGFGTLGKTGAGAGEEQGVQDEIDVYFSTFAKSMANIGAFVAADKTVIDYLKYNLRSQMFAKALPMIQTIGSLKRLELLRNSSEIKDKLWENVNALQNGLKEKGFNIGDTNTCITPVYLEGSIPEAMVMVNDLRENYGIFLSIVVYPVIPKGIILLRMIPTASHTLADIDETLTAFEAIREKLVNGTYKEIAERTTVDVS, translated from the coding sequence ATGGTAAAAGATTTATTCGAAAGAATTCAGGACAATAAAGGACCATTAGGAAAATGGGCTTCTCAGGCAGAAGGTTATTATGTTTTCCCAAAGTTAGAAGGAGAGTTGGGTCCTAGAATGACATTTCACGGAAAAAATATTCTAAACTGGAGTTTAAATGATTATTTAGGTTTGGCTAATCATCCTGAGGTTCGTAAGGCAGATACTGATGCAGCAGCTCAATATGGAGCGGCATATCCTATGGGAGCTCGTATGATGTCCGGACACACTACTTATCATGAGCAATTAGAAAATGAATTGGCTTCTTTTGTAATGAAAGAATCGGCTTATTTGTTGAACTTCGGATATCAGGGAATGGTTTCGATCATAGATGCTTTAGTTACTAAAAATGATATTATTGTATACGATGTAGATTCGCACGCTTGTATTATTGATGGTGTTCGTTTACACATGGGAAAACGTTTTACTTACAAGCACAATGATCTTGAAAGCATGGAGAAAAATCTTCAACGTGCTACAAAAATGGCTCAGGAAACGGGTGGAGGTATTTTATTCATTACCGAAGGTGTTTTTGGAATGCGTGGACAACAAGGAAAATTGAAAGAAATTGTTGCCATGAAAGAAAAATACAATTTCCGTTTGTTAGTTGATGATGCACATGGTTTTGGTACACTTGGTAAAACAGGAGCCGGAGCAGGTGAGGAGCAGGGAGTTCAGGATGAAATTGATGTTTACTTCTCTACTTTTGCAAAATCTATGGCTAATATCGGAGCTTTCGTAGCGGCTGATAAAACTGTAATTGATTACTTAAAATATAACTTACGTTCGCAAATGTTTGCTAAAGCATTGCCAATGATCCAAACTATTGGTTCATTGAAACGTTTGGAGTTGTTGCGTAATTCGTCTGAAATTAAAGATAAACTTTGGGAGAATGTAAACGCGTTGCAAAACGGTTTAAAAGAAAAAGGGTTTAATATTGGAGATACTAATACCTGTATTACTCCGGTTTACCTGGAAGGAAGTATTCCTGAAGCAATGGTAATGGTAAACGATTTAAGAGAGAATTATGGTATTTTCCTTTCTATTGTTGTTTATCCGGTAATTCCAAAAGGGATTATTTTGTTGAGAATGATTCCAACAGCTTCTCATACATTAGCTGATATTGATGAAACGTTAACTGCTTTTGAAGCCATTCGTGAAAAATTAGTAAACGGAACTTATAAAGAAATTGCAGAACGCACTACGGTTGATGTTTCGTAA
- a CDS encoding GTP cyclohydrolase yields the protein MITIKEAITKKELTDYIKFPFSIYKDNAYWVPPIVADELESFDKTKNPAFDNAEAYFYLAYRNNEIVGRITAIINWSEVNDQHKRKVRFGWFDAIDDIEVTKALLDKVYELGKKHNLEHVEGPMGFSNLDKVGVLTAGYDQLGTMITWYNHPYYVTHFEQLGFQVEKEYIESIFPFSNVKPEFFLKAQELIKKRYGLRALTFTKTKDIMPHVDKMFDLFNDSYAKLASFVAISDVQKEYFKKKYISFINPEYIKFVVDKDDNLVAFSIVMPSFSEALQKAKGKLFPFGFIHLLKARKKSKDVVFYLIGVHPDYQNKGVTAIIFDEYYKTFSEKGIQNCIRTPELADNTAIHLLWKNFDPKVHCQRKTYLKYL from the coding sequence ATGATTACAATTAAAGAAGCCATAACCAAAAAGGAATTAACTGACTATATCAAATTTCCGTTTTCAATCTACAAAGACAATGCCTACTGGGTTCCCCCTATTGTAGCAGATGAATTAGAGTCATTTGACAAAACTAAAAATCCTGCTTTTGACAATGCCGAAGCCTATTTTTATCTGGCTTACAGAAACAATGAAATAGTAGGACGAATTACGGCTATCATCAACTGGTCTGAGGTAAATGACCAACATAAAAGAAAAGTTCGATTTGGATGGTTTGATGCAATAGACGACATCGAAGTCACAAAGGCCTTGTTGGACAAAGTTTACGAATTAGGAAAAAAACACAATCTGGAGCACGTTGAAGGTCCCATGGGATTCTCAAATCTGGACAAAGTTGGGGTTCTTACAGCTGGTTATGATCAATTAGGAACTATGATTACATGGTACAACCATCCTTATTATGTAACACATTTTGAACAATTAGGATTTCAGGTTGAAAAAGAATACATCGAAAGTATTTTTCCTTTTTCAAATGTGAAACCTGAGTTTTTCCTTAAAGCACAGGAACTTATCAAAAAAAGATACGGCTTACGTGCCTTAACTTTTACTAAAACTAAGGACATTATGCCGCATGTCGACAAAATGTTTGATTTGTTTAATGATTCTTACGCCAAATTAGCTTCGTTTGTTGCCATTTCAGATGTTCAAAAAGAATACTTCAAAAAGAAATATATCAGTTTTATCAATCCCGAATACATCAAATTTGTCGTGGACAAAGATGATAATCTGGTGGCCTTTAGTATTGTTATGCCAAGCTTTTCCGAAGCTTTACAAAAAGCAAAAGGAAAATTATTTCCTTTTGGATTTATTCATTTACTAAAAGCGCGTAAAAAGAGTAAAGATGTTGTTTTCTATCTAATTGGAGTTCATCCGGACTATCAAAATAAAGGAGTTACCGCTATTATTTTTGATGAATATTACAAGACATTTTCAGAAAAAGGAATTCAAAATTGTATCAGAACACCTGAATTAGCTGACAATACAGCCATTCATTTACTTTGGAAGAATTTTGACCCAAAAGTACACTGCCAGAGAAAAACGTATTTAAAATACTTGTAA
- a CDS encoding transporter, whose product MLKNKNFFTAALCLLPQLFFAQYTDVINSNRPGETMSAYAVGKSVIQAELGVYGIKEKHNLLDYDANGFGTDLTIRYGAFLEKLELIADIQYQMENFDTPYTSYKKNNFRQTVLGAKYLIYDPYKNYKKEANIYSYKANRSFNWHELIPAVSVFAGANFVGANNPYSFSPQSSISPKVMLITQNLFGGGKWVFVTNIIADYISTDYPSYGYVLTLTRGFNDKWSGFVENQGYKSDFYSDAIVRGGAAYLINPNLQVDASISTNFKNTPSILYGGVGVSWRYDGRYKENQLQTKREDRAKKNKDNKMEQREIDYQAKERKRKSKYE is encoded by the coding sequence ATGTTAAAAAATAAAAACTTTTTTACTGCAGCTCTTTGTTTATTACCTCAATTATTTTTCGCACAGTACACTGATGTCATCAATTCAAACCGTCCTGGTGAAACGATGTCGGCCTATGCTGTTGGAAAATCAGTTATACAGGCAGAACTTGGTGTATATGGCATCAAAGAAAAACACAATTTACTGGATTATGACGCCAATGGTTTTGGTACAGATCTGACTATTCGTTATGGTGCTTTTTTAGAAAAACTGGAACTTATTGCGGACATACAGTACCAAATGGAAAATTTTGATACGCCATATACGAGTTATAAAAAAAATAATTTCAGACAAACGGTTTTAGGAGCCAAATATCTGATTTATGATCCCTATAAAAATTACAAAAAAGAAGCTAACATCTATAGCTACAAAGCCAATCGCAGCTTTAACTGGCACGAGCTAATTCCTGCCGTTTCAGTATTTGCCGGTGCAAATTTTGTTGGTGCAAACAATCCTTATTCTTTCTCTCCACAATCGAGTATTTCTCCAAAAGTAATGTTAATCACTCAAAATCTATTTGGCGGTGGAAAATGGGTTTTCGTAACTAATATTATTGCCGATTACATTTCAACAGACTACCCGAGCTACGGCTATGTGCTTACTCTTACACGCGGATTTAACGATAAATGGTCCGGTTTTGTTGAAAATCAGGGCTATAAAAGTGACTTTTACAGCGATGCCATTGTTCGTGGCGGAGCAGCTTACTTAATTAATCCAAACCTTCAGGTAGATGCATCTATAAGTACAAACTTCAAGAATACACCTTCAATATTATATGGAGGAGTTGGTGTTTCCTGGCGTTATGACGGACGTTATAAAGAAAATCAGCTGCAAACTAAACGAGAAGACAGAGCCAAAAAGAATAAAGACAACAAAATGGAGCAAAGAGAAATAGATTACCAGGCAAAAGAACGAAAACGTAAATCAAAATACGAATAA
- a CDS encoding DUF4834 family protein has product MDLLILKKNYMIMQEASFVNLIKTIMWIVAFYYIFKFLARIFLPVLVKKAVEKAGENFQRQQQYSQDNTWQKTRNNNDEIIINTANAKNPRETKKVGDYVDYEEID; this is encoded by the coding sequence ATGGATTTATTAATTTTGAAAAAAAATTATATGATCATGCAAGAAGCATCTTTTGTAAATCTGATTAAAACGATAATGTGGATCGTTGCGTTTTATTATATTTTTAAATTTTTAGCACGAATCTTTTTGCCGGTATTGGTAAAAAAAGCAGTAGAAAAAGCTGGAGAGAATTTTCAAAGACAACAACAATATAGTCAGGATAATACATGGCAAAAAACACGTAATAATAACGATGAAATTATTATTAATACCGCCAATGCAAAAAATCCTCGTGAAACCAAAAAGGTTGGCGATTATGTTGATTACGAAGAAATAGATTAA